A genomic segment from Thermotoga neapolitana DSM 4359 encodes:
- the ackA gene encoding acetate kinase yields the protein MKVLVINSGSSSIKYQLIEMEGERVLCKGIAERIGLDGSRLVHRVNEEKHVIEKDLPDHEEALKLVLNTLVDENLGVIKDLKEIDAVGHRVVHGGEKFKESVFVNEEVIKAIEEVSPLAPLHNPANLMGIKAAMKLLPGVPNVAVFDTAFHQTIPQKAYLYAIPYEYYEKYGVRRYGFHGTSHRYVSKRAAEILGKKLEELKIITCHIGNGASIAAVKHGKCVDTSMGFTPLEGLVMGTRSGDLDPAIPFFIMEKEGISPQEMYDILNKKSGVYGLSKGFSSDMRDIEEAALKGDEWCKLILDIYDYRIAKYIGAYAAAMNGVDAIVFTAGVGENSPITREDVCSYLEFLGVKLDKQKNEETIRGKEGIISTPDSRVKVLVVPTNEELMIARDTKEIVERLGKR from the coding sequence ATGAAAGTACTCGTGATAAACTCTGGAAGTTCGTCGATAAAATACCAGCTCATCGAGATGGAGGGCGAAAGGGTCCTCTGTAAGGGTATCGCCGAAAGAATTGGACTCGATGGTAGCAGGCTCGTTCACAGGGTAAACGAAGAAAAGCACGTGATAGAAAAAGACCTTCCCGATCACGAAGAAGCGTTGAAACTCGTTCTGAACACCCTGGTTGATGAGAACCTCGGTGTTATAAAAGATCTCAAAGAGATAGATGCCGTTGGACACAGGGTGGTCCACGGTGGTGAGAAGTTCAAAGAATCCGTGTTTGTAAACGAAGAAGTGATCAAAGCAATCGAAGAGGTATCTCCGCTTGCTCCGCTTCACAACCCGGCAAATCTCATGGGAATAAAGGCAGCCATGAAACTTCTTCCTGGAGTTCCCAACGTTGCAGTCTTTGACACAGCGTTTCATCAGACGATCCCTCAAAAGGCCTATCTTTACGCTATTCCCTATGAGTACTATGAGAAGTACGGAGTTAGACGCTACGGTTTCCACGGAACAAGCCACAGGTACGTCTCAAAAAGGGCAGCAGAGATCCTCGGGAAAAAACTGGAAGAACTCAAGATCATCACCTGTCACATAGGAAACGGAGCCTCCATAGCGGCTGTGAAACATGGAAAGTGCGTCGACACTTCCATGGGATTCACTCCTCTTGAGGGGCTCGTCATGGGTACAAGATCTGGTGATTTGGATCCAGCCATTCCTTTCTTCATCATGGAGAAAGAGGGGATCTCTCCCCAGGAGATGTACGATATACTGAACAAAAAGAGTGGTGTCTACGGTCTTTCGAAGGGTTTCAGTTCTGACATGAGAGATATTGAAGAGGCTGCTCTGAAGGGAGACGAGTGGTGCAAGCTCATCCTCGACATATACGACTACAGGATCGCCAAGTACATTGGTGCGTACGCTGCGGCGATGAACGGAGTCGATGCCATAGTCTTCACAGCCGGTGTTGGAGAAAATTCCCCAATAACAAGAGAAGATGTCTGTTCCTATCTGGAGTTCCTCGGAGTGAAACTCGACAAACAAAAGAACGAGGAGACCATAAGGGGAAAAGAGGGAATAATCTCAACACCAGATTCTCGTGTGAAGGTTCTGGTTGTTCCCACGAACGAAGAACTCATGATCGCAAGGGATACGAAAGAAATAGTTGAAAGGCTCGGAAAGAGGTGA
- the ppdK gene encoding pyruvate, phosphate dikinase, giving the protein MAKKYVYFFANGKAEGRADMKDILGGKGANLAEMTNLGIPVPPGFTISAEVCKYYYDHGRTYPEELKEQVEEAMRRLEEVTGKKFGDPNNPLLVSVRSGAAISMPGMMDTVLNLGLNDETVKGLAKLTNNERFAYDAYRRFLQMFGDVVLKIPHEKFEKALEEIKKEKGVKLDTELDAEDLKKLVERYKQIYKEEGKEFPQDPWKQLWLAIDAVFGSWMNERAIKYREIHGIKEGDLLGTAVNIVAMVFGNMGEDSGTGVAFTRDPNTGEKKPYGEFLPNAQGEDVVAGIRTPLKLEELKNRMPEVYNQLLEIMDKLEKHYRDMQDIEFTVEKGKLYILQTRSGKRTSQAAIRIAVDMVHEGLITKEEAILRVRPEDVEQVLHPVFDPKEKAQAKVIAKGLPASPGAATGKVVFNAKKAEELGKAGELVILVRPETSPEDVGGMAAAQGILTSRGGMTSHAAVVARGMGKPAVVGAESIEVHPEEGYFKVGDVTVKEGEWISIDGTTGEVLLGKVTTIKPQGLEGPVAELLQWADEIRRLGVRTNADIPRDAEVARKFGAEGIGLCRTEHMFFEKDRIPKVRRMILAKTKEEREKALNELLPLQKEDFKGLFRVMKGLPVTIRLIDPPLHEFLPQEDEQIREVAEQMGVSFEELKNVVENLRELNPMLGHRGCRLTITYPEIAVMQTKAIIGAAIELKKEEGIDVIPEIMIPLVGHVNEIRYLKKIIKETADALIKEAGVDLTYKIGTMIEVPRAAVTAHQIAEEAEFFSFGTNDLTQMTFGFSRDDVGKFLPEYLEKGILEHDPFKSLDYDGVGELVRMGTEKGRSTRPDLKVGVCGEHGGDPRSILFFDRVGLDYVSCSPYRVPVARLAAAQAALKNKQ; this is encoded by the coding sequence ATGGCCAAGAAATACGTGTACTTCTTCGCAAACGGTAAAGCAGAAGGCCGGGCAGACATGAAAGATATCCTCGGTGGAAAAGGTGCCAACCTTGCTGAAATGACCAACCTTGGTATACCCGTTCCCCCCGGTTTCACCATCTCCGCAGAGGTTTGTAAGTACTACTACGATCACGGAAGAACCTATCCAGAAGAACTCAAGGAACAGGTTGAAGAAGCAATGAGAAGACTCGAAGAGGTCACCGGAAAGAAGTTCGGTGACCCCAACAATCCGCTCCTTGTTTCCGTCAGATCCGGTGCGGCCATTTCGATGCCTGGAATGATGGATACAGTTCTCAACCTCGGGTTGAACGATGAAACAGTGAAGGGACTCGCCAAGCTGACCAACAACGAAAGGTTCGCTTACGACGCTTACAGACGATTCCTTCAGATGTTCGGTGACGTCGTTCTCAAGATACCTCACGAAAAATTCGAAAAAGCCCTCGAAGAAATCAAGAAGGAAAAGGGTGTAAAACTCGACACAGAACTCGACGCGGAGGATCTCAAAAAACTCGTCGAGAGGTACAAGCAGATCTACAAGGAAGAGGGTAAAGAGTTCCCGCAGGATCCCTGGAAACAGCTCTGGCTCGCCATCGATGCTGTGTTTGGTAGCTGGATGAACGAAAGGGCTATAAAGTACAGGGAAATCCATGGAATCAAAGAAGGAGATCTTCTCGGAACGGCCGTGAACATCGTTGCAATGGTTTTTGGAAACATGGGTGAGGATTCCGGAACAGGTGTTGCGTTCACAAGGGATCCGAACACAGGAGAAAAGAAGCCCTACGGAGAGTTCCTGCCCAACGCTCAGGGTGAAGACGTCGTTGCCGGTATAAGGACTCCGTTGAAACTCGAAGAACTGAAGAACAGAATGCCCGAAGTCTACAATCAGCTCCTTGAAATAATGGATAAACTTGAAAAGCACTACAGAGACATGCAGGACATCGAGTTCACAGTCGAAAAAGGCAAGCTCTACATCCTCCAGACAAGAAGCGGAAAGAGAACATCTCAGGCTGCTATAAGAATTGCCGTTGATATGGTCCATGAAGGACTCATCACCAAGGAAGAGGCCATTTTGAGAGTCAGGCCAGAGGATGTTGAGCAGGTGCTTCACCCTGTCTTCGACCCGAAAGAAAAGGCCCAGGCGAAGGTCATTGCAAAGGGTCTTCCAGCATCACCTGGAGCCGCAACTGGTAAGGTTGTCTTCAATGCCAAGAAAGCGGAAGAACTCGGAAAAGCCGGAGAACTCGTCATCCTTGTAAGACCGGAAACAAGCCCCGAAGACGTCGGTGGAATGGCAGCAGCACAGGGAATTCTCACCTCCAGAGGAGGAATGACCTCTCACGCTGCCGTTGTTGCAAGAGGAATGGGTAAGCCCGCCGTTGTCGGAGCAGAATCCATAGAGGTTCATCCAGAGGAAGGGTACTTCAAAGTCGGAGATGTCACCGTGAAAGAAGGAGAATGGATCTCCATCGATGGAACGACCGGAGAGGTTCTCCTTGGAAAGGTGACGACCATAAAACCACAGGGACTCGAAGGACCAGTTGCCGAACTTCTCCAGTGGGCTGACGAAATCAGAAGACTCGGTGTGAGAACCAACGCAGACATTCCAAGGGACGCTGAGGTTGCCAGAAAGTTCGGTGCTGAAGGAATCGGTCTTTGCAGAACAGAACACATGTTCTTCGAAAAAGACAGGATACCCAAAGTGAGAAGAATGATCCTTGCCAAGACAAAGGAAGAAAGAGAAAAGGCCCTGAACGAACTTCTGCCACTTCAGAAGGAGGATTTCAAGGGACTCTTCAGGGTGATGAAAGGCCTTCCGGTCACAATAAGGCTCATAGATCCTCCTCTTCACGAGTTCCTCCCGCAGGAGGACGAGCAGATCAGAGAGGTCGCAGAACAGATGGGAGTTTCCTTCGAAGAACTCAAGAACGTCGTAGAGAATCTCAGAGAACTCAACCCAATGCTTGGACACAGAGGATGTAGGCTCACCATCACGTACCCTGAAATCGCTGTGATGCAGACTAAAGCGATCATCGGAGCGGCCATCGAACTCAAGAAAGAGGAAGGAATAGATGTCATACCCGAGATCATGATTCCTCTTGTGGGACACGTCAACGAGATCAGGTACTTGAAGAAGATCATCAAAGAAACAGCCGATGCGCTGATCAAAGAGGCAGGAGTCGATCTCACCTACAAGATAGGAACCATGATCGAAGTTCCAAGAGCTGCTGTCACCGCACATCAGATCGCAGAAGAGGCTGAATTCTTCAGCTTTGGAACGAACGACCTCACGCAGATGACCTTCGGATTCAGCCGAGACGACGTTGGAAAGTTCTTGCCGGAGTACCTTGAAAAGGGCATCCTCGAACACGATCCGTTCAAATCTCTCGATTACGATGGTGTGGGAGAACTGGTGAGGATGGGAACGGAGAAAGGAAGAAGCACAAGACCGGACCTCAAAGTCGGAGTCTGTGGAGAGCACGGAGGAGATCCAAGATCGATCCTGTTCTTCGACAGAGTGGGTCTTGATTACGTTTCCTGTTCTCCTTACAGGGTACCCGTTGCCAGACTTGCAGCAGCCCAGGCGGCTCTGAAGAATAAACAGTAA
- a CDS encoding ABC transporter substrate-binding protein, whose amino-acid sequence MKKLFLVVLLVVASFIFSVKISVLCSPDNADALKWLAQEFMKKNTDIQVEIVPLSWEVLYPKLLQDLRSQAGSFDAFTYDVMTTGAVSFGLVDLGEFMKQHPELVPEDYDLDDFIPQVLEESGKWQGKLIGLPFYNNTMLFYYRKDLFEDPKIRQAFKEKYGRELTLPTTWEEVVDIAEFFTKKYNKNSPTEYGIALMFPRTHTLFYMYLLFFGEYRNAPLGIMRHGTADLEYGEYFTADHKPAFNSEEGLKALEMMKKLMPYSPDPLGSDYGETIEYFNQGLVAMVPQWTGPYLIFKSTLGEDKVGIIPMPGRSVSGQWALGINKFIPEEKKIAAFKFIVFATSKWADKNKFLKFAVAPARISTLKDPEVRAADPRVPALEVTYVTQTHRPRIPEEPRLEDITVETFSKILSGELPLSMETLNDLAKKWEEILGK is encoded by the coding sequence ATGAAAAAACTTTTCCTGGTGGTCTTACTCGTTGTCGCATCTTTCATCTTCTCGGTCAAGATTTCGGTTCTCTGTTCTCCAGACAACGCAGATGCCTTGAAGTGGCTTGCACAGGAGTTCATGAAGAAAAACACGGATATCCAGGTAGAGATCGTTCCACTTTCGTGGGAAGTGTTGTATCCAAAACTGCTTCAGGATCTGAGATCCCAGGCAGGTTCATTTGATGCGTTCACCTACGACGTGATGACAACGGGAGCCGTCTCTTTTGGTCTGGTCGATCTCGGAGAATTCATGAAACAACATCCAGAGCTTGTTCCAGAAGATTATGACCTGGACGACTTCATACCGCAGGTTCTTGAAGAATCCGGAAAGTGGCAGGGAAAACTCATTGGTCTTCCGTTCTACAACAACACGATGCTCTTCTACTACAGAAAGGATTTGTTCGAAGATCCAAAGATCAGACAGGCCTTCAAGGAAAAGTACGGTAGAGAACTCACACTGCCGACAACCTGGGAGGAAGTTGTGGACATAGCCGAATTTTTCACCAAGAAATACAACAAGAACTCTCCAACTGAATACGGAATCGCCCTCATGTTCCCGAGAACCCACACACTCTTCTACATGTACCTGTTGTTCTTTGGAGAATACAGGAACGCACCTCTTGGTATCATGAGACACGGAACCGCCGATCTTGAGTACGGAGAGTACTTCACCGCCGACCATAAACCTGCTTTCAACAGTGAAGAGGGACTGAAGGCACTCGAGATGATGAAGAAACTCATGCCGTACAGTCCGGATCCTCTCGGATCCGACTACGGTGAAACGATCGAATATTTCAACCAGGGACTCGTTGCCATGGTTCCTCAATGGACAGGACCGTATCTGATCTTCAAGAGCACACTCGGTGAAGACAAAGTTGGCATCATTCCCATGCCGGGTCGTTCCGTGAGCGGTCAGTGGGCCCTCGGTATCAACAAATTCATACCCGAAGAGAAGAAGATAGCGGCGTTCAAATTCATCGTCTTTGCCACCAGCAAATGGGCTGACAAGAACAAGTTCCTGAAATTTGCCGTCGCACCAGCCAGAATCTCGACGCTCAAAGATCCAGAAGTGAGGGCTGCTGATCCCAGGGTACCAGCCCTTGAGGTGACGTACGTCACGCAGACTCACAGACCAAGGATTCCGGAAGAACCAAGACTCGAAGACATCACCGTTGAGACCTTCTCCAAGATCCTCTCTGGAGAACTTCCACTCTCCATGGAAACGCTGAACGATCTTGCAAAGAAGTGGGAAGAGATTCTCGGCAAATAA
- the fba gene encoding class II fructose-1,6-bisphosphate aldolase, with product MPYVKNTKEILDKASREGYAIGAFNFNNMEFLQAILEAAEEEKAPVIVATSEGAIKYIGKGDIETGAKLAVEMVRTYAEKLSVPVALHLDHGRDFRIIMTAIKAGYSSVMIDASHLPFEENLRETKKIVEIAHAVGISVEAELGKLKGIEDNVVEKESVLVDPEEAKIFVKETEVDFLAPAIGTSHGAFKFKGEAQLDFERLKKVKEYTQIPLVLHGASMVPQDVVKLANEYGAELSGAKGVPEDMLKKAIELGINKINTDTDLRITFVAYLRKVLSEDKSQIDPRKIFKPVFEHVKEIVKERIRIFGSSGKA from the coding sequence ATGCCCTACGTGAAGAATACGAAAGAGATACTGGATAAGGCCAGCAGGGAAGGTTATGCCATCGGTGCGTTCAACTTCAACAACATGGAATTCCTTCAGGCGATCCTTGAGGCAGCGGAGGAAGAAAAAGCCCCTGTCATAGTTGCCACATCCGAAGGTGCGATAAAGTACATAGGAAAGGGTGACATAGAAACCGGTGCAAAACTCGCCGTTGAGATGGTCAGAACCTACGCGGAGAAACTCTCTGTTCCCGTGGCTCTCCATCTGGACCATGGAAGAGACTTCAGAATAATCATGACCGCCATAAAGGCCGGTTATTCTTCGGTGATGATAGACGCGTCTCACCTGCCGTTTGAAGAAAATCTCAGAGAAACCAAAAAAATTGTGGAGATCGCTCATGCCGTTGGTATCAGTGTGGAAGCAGAACTTGGAAAACTCAAGGGAATAGAAGACAACGTTGTGGAGAAGGAATCCGTCCTCGTCGATCCCGAAGAGGCAAAGATCTTTGTGAAAGAAACAGAAGTGGACTTCCTTGCTCCCGCCATTGGAACGAGCCACGGAGCGTTCAAGTTCAAGGGAGAAGCGCAACTTGACTTTGAACGACTCAAGAAAGTGAAAGAGTACACCCAGATTCCTCTTGTCCTCCATGGGGCATCCATGGTTCCTCAGGATGTTGTAAAACTGGCAAACGAGTACGGAGCAGAACTTTCCGGAGCAAAAGGTGTACCCGAGGACATGTTGAAAAAGGCCATAGAACTTGGAATCAACAAGATCAACACGGACACCGATTTGAGAATCACCTTTGTTGCTTATTTGAGGAAGGTACTCTCCGAAGACAAGTCGCAGATAGACCCAAGGAAGATCTTCAAACCCGTGTTCGAACACGTGAAAGAGATAGTCAAAGAGAGAATCAGAATCTTCGGATCCAGTGGAAAGGCGTGA
- the araA gene encoding L-arabinose isomerase yields the protein MIDLKQYEFWFLVGSQYLYGLETLKKVEQQASRIVEALNNDPIFPSKIVLKPVLKNSAEIREIFEKANAEPKCAGVIVWMHTFSPSKMWIRGLSINKKPLLHLHTQYNREIPWDTIDMDYMNLNQSAHGDREHGFIHARMRLPRKVVVGHWEDREVREKIAKWMRVACAIQDGRTGQIVRFGDNMREVASTEGDKVEAQIKLGWSINTWGVGELAERVKAVPENEVEELLKEYKERYIMPEDEYSLKAIREQAKMEIALREFLKEKNAIAFTTTFEDLHDLPQLPGLAVQRLMEEGYGFGAEGDWKAAGLVRALKVMGAGLPGGTSFMEDYTYHLTPGNELVLGAHMLEVCPTIAKEKPRIEVHPLSIGGKADPARLVFDGQEGPAVNASIVDMGNRFRLVVNRVLSVPIERKMPKLPTARVLWKPLPDFKRATTAWILAGGSHHTAFSTAVDVEYLIDWAEALEIEYLVIDENLDLENFKKELRWNELYWGLLKR from the coding sequence ATGATCGATCTCAAACAGTATGAGTTCTGGTTTCTTGTCGGCAGCCAGTATCTCTACGGTCTGGAGACGTTGAAGAAGGTAGAGCAGCAGGCAAGCAGGATAGTTGAGGCACTGAACAATGATCCCATTTTTCCCTCAAAGATCGTTCTGAAACCCGTTCTGAAAAATTCCGCCGAGATCAGAGAGATCTTCGAAAAGGCAAATGCAGAACCAAAATGCGCCGGTGTCATCGTGTGGATGCACACGTTCTCACCTTCGAAGATGTGGATAAGAGGCCTCTCCATCAATAAAAAACCCCTGCTTCACCTCCACACCCAGTACAACAGGGAGATCCCGTGGGACACGATCGATATGGACTACATGAACCTGAACCAATCTGCCCACGGTGACAGGGAACACGGATTCATTCACGCGAGGATGAGACTCCCAAGAAAGGTCGTGGTGGGACATTGGGAAGACAGAGAAGTCAGGGAAAAGATCGCAAAATGGATGAGAGTGGCCTGCGCGATACAGGATGGAAGAACTGGACAGATCGTGAGATTCGGCGATAACATGAGAGAGGTTGCCAGCACCGAAGGAGACAAGGTGGAGGCACAGATAAAACTCGGCTGGTCCATAAACACCTGGGGTGTCGGAGAGCTCGCCGAGAGAGTGAAGGCGGTTCCAGAAAACGAAGTGGAGGAATTGTTGAAGGAGTACAAAGAAAGGTACATCATGCCAGAAGACGAATACAGCCTCAAAGCGATCAGAGAACAGGCGAAGATGGAGATTGCACTGAGAGAGTTTCTGAAAGAGAAGAATGCCATCGCCTTCACCACCACCTTCGAGGATCTTCACGATCTTCCCCAGCTTCCCGGTCTTGCAGTCCAGAGGCTCATGGAGGAAGGGTATGGATTTGGAGCGGAAGGAGACTGGAAGGCAGCCGGGCTTGTGAGGGCTTTGAAGGTCATGGGAGCTGGTCTTCCCGGTGGTACATCCTTCATGGAGGACTACACCTACCATCTCACACCGGGAAACGAACTCGTGCTGGGAGCGCACATGCTAGAGGTGTGCCCCACGATCGCTAAGGAAAAGCCAAGAATAGAGGTGCATCCTCTCAGCATCGGTGGAAAAGCAGATCCTGCACGCCTTGTTTTCGATGGACAAGAAGGTCCCGCTGTCAACGCCTCCATCGTTGACATGGGAAACAGGTTCAGGCTGGTAGTGAACAGAGTGTTGTCTGTTCCCATTGAAAGGAAGATGCCCAAACTTCCAACGGCAAGAGTTTTGTGGAAGCCGCTTCCTGATTTCAAGAGGGCGACGACTGCGTGGATTCTCGCTGGAGGATCCCATCATACTGCCTTCTCAACAGCGGTGGATGTGGAGTACCTCATCGACTGGGCGGAGGCTTTGGAGATAGAGTATCTTGTCATCGATGAAAATCTGGATCTGGAGAACTTCAAAAAGGAACTGAGATGGAACGAACTCTACTGGGGACTTTTAAAAAGATGA
- a CDS encoding carbohydrate ABC transporter permease gives MKRRVVPWLMVLPVLALFLAMTIYPFGFMIWASFRDYDLSRSAETHFIGLSNYFQIFKDSTAIESMKFTIKLLSIAVPVELVLGVLIAFLIRGVRGEKIIRSSLLIPMMIPPAVSGVAWKMLYNFAFGPVNWFLSLFGVPKISWLGDPFYAQLGIIIIDIWQWTPFIFLMIYAGLQSIPQDLIDAARVDGADWGKVFLHVEFPLLRPLILVALVLRIIDCLKTFDIVFMTTWGGPGSATHTYSFYIYKVGISFGWNIGYASALSVLLLIVAIVLVNVVFRLVRMRQQLGFGGEE, from the coding sequence ATGAAGCGAAGAGTCGTTCCCTGGTTGATGGTCCTTCCTGTCCTTGCACTCTTTCTTGCGATGACGATATATCCCTTTGGCTTCATGATCTGGGCCTCCTTCAGAGACTACGACCTGTCCAGAAGTGCCGAAACACACTTCATAGGTCTTTCAAATTACTTCCAGATTTTCAAAGACTCAACCGCTATAGAATCCATGAAGTTCACCATAAAACTTCTCTCGATAGCAGTTCCTGTGGAACTTGTCCTCGGTGTTCTCATAGCCTTCCTGATAAGAGGAGTTAGGGGAGAAAAGATCATCAGGTCCTCTCTTCTCATTCCCATGATGATTCCACCTGCCGTTTCTGGTGTTGCCTGGAAGATGCTTTACAATTTCGCTTTTGGTCCAGTGAACTGGTTTTTATCGCTCTTTGGTGTTCCCAAGATCTCGTGGCTTGGTGATCCGTTCTACGCACAGCTTGGAATCATAATAATAGACATCTGGCAGTGGACTCCTTTCATCTTCCTCATGATCTATGCAGGCCTTCAGTCCATCCCTCAGGATCTCATCGATGCAGCCCGTGTGGATGGTGCTGACTGGGGAAAGGTGTTTCTTCACGTGGAGTTTCCCCTTCTAAGGCCTTTGATTCTTGTTGCTCTTGTTTTGAGGATCATCGACTGTCTGAAGACCTTCGATATTGTCTTCATGACAACATGGGGTGGCCCGGGTTCTGCAACCCACACCTACAGCTTTTACATATACAAAGTTGGAATCTCGTTTGGATGGAACATTGGCTATGCTTCAGCGTTGAGTGTGTTGCTTTTGATTGTGGCCATAGTTCTTGTGAATGTGGTCTTCAGACTTGTGAGGATGAGGCAGCAACTGGGATTCGGGGGTGAAGAATAA
- a CDS encoding GntR family transcriptional regulator, whose translation MLPKYRIIEKFLIEEIKSGKYKHGDKLPTEKELMEKFNASRETVRKALERLVVKNLVIRKPGLGTFVNIERRNKVVGILVQQITSYIFPYITLGAEEVLFTNGYKMLLGNASEDPHKERQIINEWLEIGVDGLIIDPVCSATRRSNRDLIEDIVRKGTKVVLVHTNWDIEGAGSVVLDDWYGGEKAAEIFYQYGHRNVAVLYKTIHLPSVVRAQAFLKRGRELGFEKIHEKSFHVSEFTGVVMQSAFELLSLPKDQRPTAVFCYNDATALQFFLAARRMGLKIPDDVSVIGFDDAPIGDIREILTTFEHPKEEVGKKAVEILLKMIDGEKPEKYVFKPRLIMRESVTYPKK comes from the coding sequence ATTCTTCCAAAGTACAGAATCATAGAGAAGTTCTTGATCGAAGAGATAAAATCGGGAAAGTACAAACACGGAGACAAACTTCCGACGGAAAAGGAACTGATGGAAAAGTTCAACGCCAGTCGGGAGACGGTGAGAAAGGCCCTCGAAAGACTGGTCGTGAAGAACCTGGTCATCAGAAAGCCAGGGCTTGGAACGTTCGTGAACATCGAAAGGAGAAACAAAGTCGTTGGAATCCTCGTTCAGCAGATCACGAGTTACATATTTCCGTACATAACGCTTGGCGCTGAAGAGGTTCTTTTCACCAATGGTTACAAGATGCTTCTTGGAAACGCATCCGAAGATCCGCACAAAGAGAGGCAGATCATAAACGAGTGGCTTGAAATCGGTGTGGATGGTCTCATTATAGATCCTGTGTGCAGTGCCACCAGGCGTTCCAACAGAGATCTCATAGAAGACATTGTACGGAAGGGAACGAAGGTGGTTCTTGTCCACACCAACTGGGATATAGAAGGTGCGGGAAGTGTCGTTCTAGACGACTGGTATGGTGGAGAAAAGGCCGCAGAGATCTTTTATCAATACGGCCACAGAAACGTGGCAGTCCTCTACAAAACCATACACCTTCCCAGTGTTGTCAGAGCTCAGGCGTTTTTAAAGCGAGGACGAGAACTCGGTTTTGAAAAGATCCATGAAAAATCCTTCCACGTTTCCGAGTTCACCGGTGTTGTTATGCAGAGTGCATTCGAGCTTCTTTCACTTCCCAAGGATCAGCGTCCCACAGCCGTTTTCTGCTACAACGACGCAACGGCTTTGCAGTTCTTTCTTGCAGCCAGGAGAATGGGACTGAAGATACCGGACGATGTCTCTGTCATAGGATTCGACGATGCTCCCATAGGTGACATCAGAGAAATCCTGACCACGTTCGAGCATCCAAAAGAGGAAGTTGGAAAGAAGGCAGTGGAAATCCTTTTGAAAATGATCGATGGCGAAAAACCTGAAAAGTACGTTTTCAAGCCAAGGCTCATCATGAGAGAATCCGTCACGTATCCAAAAAAATGA